The sequence GCCCCACTCCAGATGTGGGATGAGAGGGATGTGGAATAAATCCTGGTCGTTGTTCCTGGAGTgatgttgtgtttgttttttgggggatCTACCCTGGGAGCCCACCCCGGGAGCAGAATGTGGAGTAAATTCTGATTAATGTTGCTGGAGCTGCAAGTGCGGGTTTATTCTGGAGTGTTCCCCCCATCCTGAGGACTCCCGGTCACATCTCATCCCCAcgtccccgtgtccctgtccccacgTCCTGCCTGGAGGAATTGGTCCCTGGATCCCCCTGGGGGGAGGGAATCCCATCCCCGGGTCCCCCCCCGGCTCCATCCTCCACACCGGATCCGGGCTCCATCCCCGACATCCCCGCCGGGAACGGGGATTCTCCGGCCGCTCCCGGCTCCCGCCGCGTCAGGATGTTCCTGGAGATCACTGCGGGAACCGGGAATGGGGTGGGCGGCGCTGGGGCGGGGGGAGCGGTCCCCACCCCGTCCCGGCGCTCCCGTTACCTCCGGTGGGTCCGAGGCCGTCGCGGCTGCCTCCCCCGCGGAAcgggctggagctggggagcaggatCAGCCCCAGCGACAGGaacaggagctgggggagggaTGGGAGCCGTGAGccccggagcggggccggggggctcCCGAGAGCGTCCCGGAGGTGCCGTACCAGGACACAGGTGCCGGTCTGGGCGGGCTTGGCGGACGTTTCCTTGACGAGCGCCTGGAGCTGCCGCAGGAGGGACCTGCGGGAACGGGGGTCAGCTCCGTGCCCCTCCCGGTGCCCCTTTCCCGGTGCCGCACGCCGGCTCCGGGCCCATCCTGGATCCCCCCGAGCTCACCCGTtgctcttctccagctcctggacCTTTTTCCGCAGCTCCTGGTTCAGTGCCGAGCACGCGGCCGCCCTGCCCGGACAGAGACAGGGACAGTGACGGACACCCGGGATAACGGGAACACCGGGATAACGGGAACGCCGGGATAACGGGAACGAACACCGGGATAACGGGAACGCCGGCCCCACCTGCTCTCCAGCCCGTCCAGGTATTCCTTCTTCCTCCGCCGGCTGTCCTGCGCCGACTGCTTGTTCCGGATCTTCCTCCGCACCTTCTTCAGGAGCCGCTCCTGGGCCTGGGGCACGGAGGGGTCACTCCCGTTCCCCCCCGGTCCCCCCGAGCCCCCGTGTCCCCGCACACACCTGGGTGAGGGGCAGCTCCCCGGGCAGGGTCACCCCCTCCTGCGCCAGCAGCCGCTTCTCCTCCTCCGTCAGCCGGAGCTCCGGGACAGGGACGGACTGGGGGGTCTGGGGAGAACCGGGGGGCCCGGGGATGAACCGGGGAGCCCGGGGATGAACCGGGGGGCCCGGGGAGAACCGGGGAGCCCGGGGATGAACCGGGGGATCTGGGGAGAACCGGGGGGCCCGGGGATGAACCGGGGGGCCCGGGGATGAACTGGGGGATGCAGGGACCCACCGTGGCCAGGGGCTCGGGGCTCGGGGCCAGCTCGATGCCGGGGAACAGCGAGGGGTACAGGGGAGTGCTGAGGTCACAGaccacctccagcagcaccgGGGGGGGCCCGTCGGGCCGGGGGGTCTCCGGGCCGGTGCCGAGGCCGCAGGCGATGTCGGGGTTCACCgtgagccccagcagctcctcggCTCCGCTGCCCTGCGGGGATACCGGGATATGTGGCGGGGATCCCCGGGACATCCCGGTGTCCCCGTGGGGGTCCTGCCCACCCGCGCCCCTCCCACCCCCACTCACATCATCCTCCGGGAGCGTCAGGGTCTGGAAGCCCAGCACCGGCACCGGGAGCGAGGGGGGATCCGGGAAGAGCCCGTCCGGCTCCGGGAGCTCCGGTGCCTCCATAGGGAATCCCTGGGGACCCCCCCGCGGGATCCCTCCTGCCCTGAGGCCCGGGAATGAACCCCCTGCGCCCCCTCCTCGGGGATCCCCGGTCTCCACCGAGGTCCCCGGTGGTGCCGCCGCCTCCGCCCGGTGCCGGCGCTGGGCACCAGGATCTCCGGGATCCCGGGGAATCCAGCCAAGTCCCGCCCCGTGCCGGGAAGGGCCGGGACCATCCCTCCCCCAGCGGGGCTCGGGGCTCCGGCCGCCCCACCGGGGCACCGGGGGCAGCGGGGAGGGTGCGGCTGCCCCGGTACCGAGTCCGGGAGGGTCTCGTGGGGGAACCGGGAACGGGGCCGGGCCTGGGGCAGCACCGCTGCGGCCGCCGGTGGCTCTGGACCGGAGCCGGTGCCCCCCGCACCCTCAGTAACGGAGTTCGGGGGTGGAGGAACGGGGGGACCTTCCCGGTAACGGGGTCCAAGGGGGGACACGGAGGAttcccccgccccgcccggccgAGCCGACACGTGCGCGCtcccggggccgcggggccgcgCGGGCTCCGCTCGCTCCCCATTGGCTGCGGCGCACGTCAATCACTGAGGCCAGAGGGGATCCCGCGTCACTATTGGCTGtgtggcggcggcggccccgccccCCGGAGTTCCCGGGACGCGGTTGGGATGCGGCGGGCGGTGAGTGCGGGGGAACGGGGGGAGCGGGGGGTCCCCGTCCTCCGGCCCCGCCCTCCGGCCCTGTCCGCGACCCCcatttccatcccagccccGGAATCGCCCATCCCCGACTCCCGGTCCCTATTTCCCGATTCCCGGGTCtcggtcccggtcccggttcTTGATCGTGCTCCCGGTCCGGTCCTTGATCCCGATTGCGGTCGTGGTCCCCGGTCGCGGTCCTTGATCTCTAACTGGGGTCCCCAGTTCCCCATCCCAGTTCCGGAAAAAACAGTTCCCGATCCCGGTCCTTGATTCCGGTCCCGATCCTTGTTCCCACTCCCGGTCCCTCCCCGCCGCCCTGTCCGTGCCCCGGGGCCCCGGGCGGGGGGGTTCGGTGCCGGGTGAGTCACCGGGGCCGGGGGGCGGCTCTGACCGGCCCGTCCCGTTCCAGCCCCACTTCCCGGGGATGCGCAGCGGGGCTCGGAGCTTCCCCGGCGGCGGGCGCTGAGCTCCGGGAGCGCGATGGACACCGGGCTCGGGGCCGCGCTGGCCTGGAGCCCCGGGGCGGCCTCGCAGCCCCCGCCCGGGCTGGGGGTGAAGTTGGGgtctctggtgctgctgctgctgctgcccctcgCCTGCGGCCTGGCGCCCCTCTGGTGCTTCCGGCAGCCCCCCGGTACCGGGCTCTGGGGGGCTTGGGGGGTCTCAGGGGTTCGGGCGGTCCCGGGGAGTGCGGGACTCGGGGGTTCAGAGGGCTCTGGGGAGGCTGGGGGGGGTctcagggatttgggggtgtCTGGGTCGCAGAGTTCCCCGGGAGTCTGGGGGTGTCCCGAGGGTCTGGAACAGGCTGGGACCACACTGTCCCCACCTcaggggtgtccccaagggGCCTGTCAGGGTGCAGGGGGGGCTCTTTGGGGTCTCAGtcccccaaaattccccccAGACCCCCACAGCCCCATGCTCAGCCTCGTGAGCTGCTTCTCCGGTGGTGTTTTCATGGGCACCTTCCTGCTCGACCTCCTGCCTGACTACCTGGGCAGCATCGCTGCGGCGCTGGAGGGGCTGCGCATCACGGTGAGACCCCCGGGGCGCCAGCAGGggcctgtccctgtccccacgggtgtccctgtccccggggacaggctggaggggaggggagggatggaCAGTGAGAATGGGACCAGCACAGAGGATGGACAGTGCAGGGGGACAGCAGGAatggggtgctggggggaggatgaggatggggaaggaCAGGGCAGCTGGGACAACAgagaagggacagggacagcagagccagaCCGGTGCCGGTGGAGCAGCCGGAACTGTGACAGCGTCCCTGGAGCTGCCGGGAGCCCCTTGTGGCCCACATGACTCATGGAAAGATCCTCTGTCTGCTCAcagcttccccttcccctctgaCCCCGTCCCCTGCCCGCAGCTGCAGTTCCCTCTGCCGGAGTTCATCCTGGCCATGGGTTTTTtcctggtgctggtgctggagcaggtgacgCTGGCGCAGCGGGAGCTGTCGGAGCCGCCCGAGGAGTCGCGGGCGCTGCTGCCCAACGGCTCCATCCAGGCGGCGGTGGCCGGGGGCTCGCTGGGCTCGCCGGTGCCGGTGTCCGGCGGTCCCGGGGNNNNNNNNNNNNNNNNNNNNNNNNNNNNNNNNNNNNNNNNNNNNNNNNNNNNNNNNNNNNNNNNNNNNNNNNNNNNNNNNNNNNNNNNNNNNNNNNNNNNNNNNNNNNNNNNNNNNNNNNNNNNNNNNNNNNNNNNNNNNNNNNNNNNNNNNNNNNNNNNNNNNNNNNNNNNNNNNNNNNNNNNNNNNNNNNNNNNNNNNNNNNNNNNNNNNNNNNNNNNNNNNNNNNNNNNNNNNNNNNNNNNNNNNNNNNNNNNNNNNNNNNNNNNNNNNNNNNNNNNNNNNNNNNNNNNNNNNNNNNNNNNNNNNNNNNNNNNNNNNNNNNNNNNNNNNNNNNNNNNNNNNNNNNNNNNNNNNNNNNNNNNNNNNNNNNNNNNNNNNNNNNNNNNNNNNNNNNNNNNNNNNNNNNNNNNNNNNNNNNNNNNNNNNNNNNNNNNNNNNNNNNNNNNNNNNNNNNNNNNNNNNNNNNNNNNNNNNNNNNNNNNNNNNNNNNNNNNNNNNNNNNNNNNNNNNNNNNNNNNNNNNNNNNNNNNNNNNNNNNNNNNNNNNNNNNNNNNNNNNNNNNNNNNNNNNNNNNNNNNNNNNNNNNNNNNNNNNNNNNNNNNNNNNNNNNNNNNNNNNNNNNNNNNNNNNNNNNNNNNNNNNNNNNNNNNNNNNNNNNNNNNNNNNNNNNNNNNNNNNNNNNNNNNNNNNNNNNNNNNNNNNNNNNNNNNNNNNNNNNNNNNNNNNNNNNNNNNNNNNNNNNNNNNNNNNNNNNNNNNNNNNNNNNNNNNNNNNNNNNNNNNNNNNNNNNNNNNNNNNNNNNNNNNNNNNNNNNNNNNNNNNNNNNNNNNNNNNNNNNNNNNNNNNNNNNNNNNNNNNNNNNNNNNNNNNNNNNNNNNNNNNNNNNNNNNNNNNNNNNNNNNNNNNNNNNNNNNNNNNNNNNNNNNNNNNNNNNNNNNNNNNNNNNNNNNNNNNNNNNNNNNNNNNNNNNNNNNNNNNNNNNNNNNNNNNNNNNNNNNNNNNNNNNNNNNNNNNNNNNNNNNNNNNNNNNNNNNNNNNNNNNNNNNNNNNNNNNNNNNNNNNNNNNNNNNNNNNNNNNNNNNNNNNNNNNNNNNNNNNNNNNNNNNNNNNNNNNNNNNNNNNNNNNNNNNNNNNNNNNNNNNNNNNNNNNNNNNNNNNNNNNNNNNNNNNNNNNNNNNNNNNNNNNNNNNNNNNNNNNNNNNNNNNNNNNNNNNNNNNNNNNNNNNNNNNNNNNNNNNNNNNNNNNNNNNNNNNNNNNNNNNNNNNNNNNNNNNNNNNNNNNNNNNNNNNNNNNNNNNNNNNNNNNNNNNNNNNNNNNNNNNNNNNNNNNNNNNNNNNNNNNNNNNNNNNNNNNNNNNNNNNNNNNNNNNNNNNNNNNNNNNNNNNNNNNNNNNNNNNNNNNNNNNNNNNNNNNNNNNNNNNNNNNNNNNNNNNNNNNNNNNNNNNNNNNNNNNNNNNNNNNNNNNNNNNNNNNNNNNNNNNNNNNNNNNNNNNNNNNNNNNNNNNNNNNNNNNNNNNNNNNNNNNNNNNNNNNNNTTCCCCGGGACTTGTAGTCTCCACCTCCCCCCCCACCCAGCACCCCCGAACCCGGCGCCTCcatctcccagtgctccccGCGTGGCTCCCGCACGCCCCGCTGGGAGCTGTAGTCCAGACACGCAGAGCGCGCGGTTGTTGGCCCTGCCCGTCGAACTACAGATCCCGACGTGCGgcgcgcggcggcggcggcggagcggtGGAGCGGGGAAgatggcggcggcgggcgcgggggccgggcccgggcccggcgcGGGACCCTCGGCCGGCGCCGGTGCGTCCAACCCGCGCAAGTTCAGCGAGAAGATCGCTCTGCAGAAGCAGCGGCAGGCGGAGGAGACCGCGGCCTTCGAGGAGGTGATGATGGAGATCTGCTCCACACGGGTGAGGACGGGCCGCCGCGCCGGATGCGCCGCGGGGCGCGGGGGGCCGGGGCGGAGCGGCCGTGAGGGGCCGGGGGCGACCGAGGCTGAGGGGGTGGGGGCCCGGGAGAATCGTGAGGGGCCGAGGGAGGTCTTGAGGAGATGGCGGGGGCCGTGATTTAGGGGGTCGCGAAAGGACGGGGGGGGCGAGGGTGTGGGGGCCCGGAGGGATCGTGAGGGGATGGGGGCGCCTGtggaggatttggggagggggttAGAAGGGACAAGGGAGGCTGCGGAGATGGGGGGGGGAGTTTGAGGGGTCAAGGGGTGCTGTGAATAATTTGGGTCGGGGGTAGAAGGGTCCAGGGGGGCTCTGAAGGGGTTGGAGGGGGCTGCgggggttttggggagggggttgGAGGAGTCCCGGTGGATCCCGGTGGATCCCGGTGGATCCCGGCGTGTCCCTCGTGCCGGCGGCGCTTCCGAGCGCAGCTCCCGGAATTGGGGTGGGAAAAGGATCCCCGATCCCTCGGATCCCACCCCGCGTCCCCTCCGCGAAGCTCCgggctctgtccctgtccccgggGAGCCTCGGGATCCTCCCCGGGCTCTGCGGGACCCGGCGGATGCTTCAGCCCGGGGGATGCTCGGAGCCTGGCAAAGGCGGGGATCCCGGGATGCGATCCGGGATAACTCCCGAGGGCTGCTCGGACGGATCTCGGGAATGCTCTGGGAAAGCGTCGGGAGGATTCCCGGTCGGGAATTGCCCCCCGAAACCTGTGCGAATTCCGTGTCCGTGGTCGCGGGGTTTGGTGGAATGCGGTCCTTCCCAGCAAAACTGCAGGATGGAGGAGCGAGGATGTAGAGTGGGGAATCTGGGCAGACACGGAGAGGCAGTTCCAGGGCACGGGggcagctgtgtccctgggaAGATCCAAGGATACTCAGCAGAGCTTTAAAAACCGGGAATTCTCGGGTCTGCTGGGAGCCGGGGTCTGGGATGTCACTGGCGCAGTgacagggacaccctgggggAGTTTGGGGATGGGCTGGAGCTTTCTGTCCGTTCCTGGGGAGTTCAGGAATGGGGTGGAGCATCCATGGAGAGTTTGGGAATGGGCTGGATCCTCCGCCGTGCTTCCATccccagggattttgggaatggCCCAGAGCCTCTGCCGTGTTTGCAGAGCAAACAGCTGGTTAATGTGCAGCAGGGGGAGCGGGACTGTCCTGATCCCTGCCTGGAATCATTCCTCCGGGAATTCCTTCCCTGATCTCTGCCCGTTCTGTTCCCCGTCTGTGGGATCCGCAGCCCCCCGAGCTTTGCTCCGTGGTTCCTGGAGTTTTTCCTGGCTGTTTCTGGGCTGCTCCCGGATTCTGGGCTCCCGCAGGGATCCTGGCTCGGAGCTCGGAGCGCGATCCCAAGACCTTAAGCCCCAGCGCAGCTCCAGGCATTAatcctgccagctgctgcctaAATCTcctgttttttgggttttttcccttgtttttccctctggatCTGGATTTCTATTGTTTTACGCTCAGGAATTTGACGTTTCCCGTTTCTCAGCTGTTTTTTGGGCTTCAGCTTCTCTTTCCCTGGGGCTTCTCCAGGCACTGAGGACCAACAGCTCTTGGATCTGCTCAGGGACCCCCAGCTCCGAAGGGAGAGGGGGTTCCCGTGGCTTGAGCTCAGGATTGGGGTGTGGGTTTGATCAGGGGAGCTCTGCTCCGCCAGGACGGGGGTTTTGGGCCATCCCCTGGTGCTGGAGGGCTCCGTTCCCTGTCCCGGGATGAGGCCCCTGCCCGGGAGTGCGGGATCCCGgctctgcagtgttttcctgggATCCCGTTATCTCCCGCTGCGCTTTGCTGTGGCTCCTTCCCCCGGCCTTGAGTCCCGCTCCGCGCTGCGATCGCCGGGGTGGCCTTGGTGTGGATGAGGTGCCTGCTGGAAAATCGCTCCGGATCCGCGGGGATGGGCTGAGCCCGGGACAGGGGGAACGCGGGGCTGCCGGGCGGAGCCTCCGCTCCAGGAATGTGGAACAGGGATTCCCTCCCCGGAGTCCCGACCCTCATCCATCCTGCTCCGGAGCGCCCGTGGATGTGGGAAGGGGCCGGATCCAACGTGTCCCCCGGGGATCTCCGTGGGAAGGGGAGCCTGGGTGTCCCACGGGGCTGTGAGGGGTTGAGGACACCCCAAGGCCCCCCTGAcgtgtcccccgtgtccccccagcTGCAGGCGCAGAAGCTGCGGCTGGCCCACAGCCGGGGGCCGTTCTACAGCGGCTCCCTGCCCAACGTCAACCAGATCGGCACCGGCGTTCCCGAATTCCAGGTGACTCCAGGGGGGGATCGGGGCCTGCCGGTGTCCAGGGCAGGATGGGGACAAGGGGATGTTCCCGAATCCCTTCACCCGCTGCCAGCTGTGGGATTTAAGGGGAGCTGGTCCTGAGCCCGTTTCCCGGGTGGGCTCACCCCCTCCCCGCAGGGTCCGTCGCCGCTGGATTCCACGCGGAGCACGCGGCACCACGGGCTGGTGGAGCGCGTCCAGCGGGACCCGCGCCGGATGATGTCCCCCCTGCGCCGCTACGTCCGGCAGATATCCTTTATCCCGTGTCCCCCGCGCCGTCCCGGCGCTCCCGCCCTTCCCGCGGGGTTCGGGAGCCACAGCTCTCGGTGTGGCCCTTAACGCTCCCCCCACATCGACAGCTCTCCCTACGGACCCACGTACCTGTCACCTCCGCCTGAGCCCAGCTGGAGGAGGTAACTCCCTGAATTCCCTGGATCCCGCCTGCCCCTTCCCATCCCCGAGGTTTGGGAGTGGGAGAGGCTCCGGCACGGGCGCCagtcctgggagctgggatggggcagagggaggCGCTGGGAGAGGGAAGCTCCGGCCTCTCAGATTCCGGGATTGTCCCATGGAGTGGGGGTTTGGGGAGGAATTCCGTCCCGAGGGGAATCCCCAGGGACAGGTGAGAAATccaagctgcagctcctgccccgaGTGTCTCTGTCCCAGTACGGGGGGTGACAgccatgtccctgtccccatcccatctccctgccactgccagccctgccctggcagggaatGGGGTCATGGATCACTGAGGGCTCCGTGTCCCCCACCCCATCGCCTCCCCTGATCCCGCTTTCTCCCTCTGCAGGACCATGCCCTGGAGCAATTTCCCGATGGAAAAAGGACATTTATTCCGGCTGCCCTCAGCTCTCAACAGGTGATGGATTGTTTGATTCCGttttctccctgtccccaagCCAGGCTCCCGCCTTTCCCTGCGGAGGAAGTGGCCCTGGGAACGCCTGGGGGGGCCCTGGGACCCCCCTGGGGAGGAGGTGGCCCCTGACTCCCCCTCGGGGCCCCCCGCTGGAGGGGTCCCTGTCCtcccctgtgccacagctgaaCAATGTCCCTCTTTGTCACTCGCCccagctgcctttcccagcccttccctgccctcctccacCTCAAACAGCTCATTGGGAACACCCCGGGTGCCCCCAGCCCCTAAAGGGTCCCCAGGGGGTCCCAGGGGGTGCCATTGTCCCCCCATGCCAGGGGGAGGTGGAGGAGACGGGAGCAGAGCCCGTCTGGGGGCACGGGGAGAGGGATCCcggtggggagggggcacaggagcagcaggaggggctcagggctggggcagggggctgTCAGTGGGGTGGGCTCAGGGCCGAGCCCGGATCCAGGCGTCTCTCCCCGTCTCCAGGACGAATTCCGACTCGGCGCTGCACACGAGCGTGATGAACCCCGCGCCCCAGGACGCCTACCTGGGCCCCTCGCAGGCCGGGCCGCCCCCCGGCCGCCGCGCCGGTGAGctccccccgcgccccccgggggtcccggggcaGCCCCCGCCCCTCTGAGCCCCCCtgaccctgctgctcccccacaGGTTTCCTGGACGGCGACTCGGACAGCAAAGGTGAGCTGGCAGCCAGCCGTGCCCCCGGGTGCTGTGTGAGTGGGGGGCTCTGGTGTTCACCCCCCAACACTGACCCCTGCCCCCCTCGCCAGTGTTTCTTTTCCAAGTGCCTCCCATCGAAGAGAACTTTGATGACAACAAGCACTCGCTGAAGCCCTGGGACACCAAGAAGGTGGGTGGGGATgtccccccagtgtccccccggtgtcccccccgtgtcccccagccctgcctggcctcACTCCTGTGCTTTGATCCCACAGCTCTCGTCCTCCTCGGCCCGGCCGCGCTCCTGCGAGGTCCCGGGAATCCAGTGAGTGCCgccaggggctgggggtcccggggaggggctggaggtgggCAGGGGGATGTTTGGAAGCAGGGGGGTCCCggggaggggctggaggtgggcagggggacactgggggacactgggcaggggctgctgggggaggcagcCCCACTCCCGCCCTGATCCTGTCTCTCCCCGCTCGCCCAGCATATTCCCATCCCCGGATCAACCTGCCAACGTGCCCCTCATGCCCTCGGCCCTCAACACCGGGGGGTCCCTGCCCGACCTGACCACGCTGCACTTCCCGTCCCCTCTGCCCACCCCCCTGGACCCCGAGGAGGCCCCGTACCCCCCCCTGAGCGggggcagcagcacctccaaCCTGGCCACCACCATGACCCACCTGGGCATCAGCGGCACCGGCGGCGTCGGGCTGGGCTACGACCCCCCAGGTGAGCCCGGGGGGCACACGGGGGGCCAGGGAGGATCCCCAGGCTGGGAACTCGTGTGGGGGACACACTCCAGCCAGTGTCCAGCAAAGGTGGGGACCCCTGGTCGGTGTGGGGCGACACGAAGCCCCCTCCCACACCCAGGAGCTGTCCTGGGGTGGCcgtggcagcagctcctggaatcCCGCTCTGGGATGAAGCCTCAGCAGTCTGGGAgtggggtggggatggggtcTGATGGATTTGGGGGTCCCATGGGGGTGTGGGGGGGGagcccagctcccaccctgTCACCCTCCTGCTCCATGGGGTCCAGTGGCGTTGTGGGTCCCATGGGGGCCTGGGGGAGCCCGGCTC is a genomic window of Parus major isolate Abel chromosome 25LG2, Parus_major1.1, whole genome shotgun sequence containing:
- the CREB3L4 gene encoding cyclic AMP-responsive element-binding protein 3-like protein 4 isoform X2; translation: MEAPELPEPDGLFPDPPSLPVPVLGFQTLTLPEDDGSGAEELLGLTVNPDIACGLGTGPETPRPDGPPPVLLEVVCDLSTPLYPSLFPGIELAPSPEPLATAQERLLKKVRRKIRNKQSAQDSRRRKKEYLDGLESRAAACSALNQELRKKVQELEKSNGSLLRQLQALVKETSAKPAQTGTCVLLLFLSLGLILLPSSSPFRGGGSRDGLGPTGVISRNILTRREPGAAGESPFPAGMSGMEPGSGVEDGAGGGPGDGIPSPQGDPGTNSSRQDVGTGTRGRGDEM
- the CREB3L4 gene encoding cyclic AMP-responsive element-binding protein 3-like protein 4 isoform X1, translated to MEAPELPEPDGLFPDPPSLPVPVLGFQTLTLPEDDGSGAEELLGLTVNPDIACGLGTGPETPRPDGPPPVLLEVVCDLSTPLYPSLFPGIELAPSPEPLATTPQSVPVPELRLTEEEKRLLAQEGVTLPGELPLTQAQERLLKKVRRKIRNKQSAQDSRRRKKEYLDGLESRAAACSALNQELRKKVQELEKSNGSLLRQLQALVKETSAKPAQTGTCVLLLFLSLGLILLPSSSPFRGGGSRDGLGPTGVISRNILTRREPGAAGESPFPAGMSGMEPGSGVEDGAGGGPGDGIPSPQGDPGTNSSRQDVGTGTRGRGDEM
- the SLC39A1 gene encoding zinc transporter ZIP1; its protein translation is MDTGLGAALAWSPGAASQPPPGLGVKLGSLVLLLLLPLACGLAPLWCFRQPPDPHSPMLSLVSCFSGGVFMGTFLLDLLPDYLGSIAAALEGLRITLQFPLPEFILAMGFFLVLVLEQVTLAQRELSEPPEESRALLPNGSIQAAVAGGSLGSPVPVSGGPG
- the CRTC2 gene encoding CREB-regulated transcription coactivator 2; protein product: MAAAGAGAGPGPGAGPSAGAGASNPRKFSEKIALQKQRQAEETAAFEEVMMEICSTRLQAQKLRLAHSRGPFYSGSLPNVNQIGTGVPEFQGPSPLDSTRSTRHHGLVERVQRDPRRMMSPLRRYVRQIDSSPYGPTYLSPPPEPSWRRTMPWSNFPMEKGHLFRLPSALNRTNSDSALHTSVMNPAPQDAYLGPSQAGPPPGRRAGFLDGDSDSKVFLFQVPPIEENFDDNKHSLKPWDTKKLSSSSARPRSCEVPGIHIFPSPDQPANVPLMPSALNTGGSLPDLTTLHFPSPLPTPLDPEEAPYPPLSGGSSTSNLATTMTHLGISGTGGVGLGYDPPGLPSPLQSSLSNPSLQSSLSNPNLQASLRSPSLQASLSNPSLQSSHSSSSIPSSLSNQSLPSSLSSSLSNPSLPTSPRSQPLQSSPSNPSLPSGLGGSFAATSPRRRVPLSPLSLPVAGDCRRQHPKQFSPTMSPTLSSITQVRIVPTLQRRRLLFLGLFLVLFLLLSPSSSSSSSPSSCSSSTSLSSSLGPRPTLGPGAAEADFGGLRDGSRCRCRGGWGSPPPSGGRR